The Nitrosarchaeum sp. genomic sequence TTTTTGTGAATCGATTTGATCAGCACCATCAAAAACAACATCAATGTGATCAACTTGATCAGCTTCAACTAATGGAATTCCTCCTTTTTCAGCAATCAATTTAATTTGTAATGACGTTGGAACTCCTTTGATGTTGTAATTTTTTATTTTTATAAATGATGAAAGAGATTTAACAAATGCAGTAGCTGCTCTACCGCTCCCTAATCCAATTACAAAACCATCTTTTACAAATTTTAATGCATCAGTTGATAATGCCTCAATGGCACCATCATAGGACAATTATTCTACCTCGGCTTGTTCAATCTTTGAGAGTACTTTCATTATTTCGCCTTTGATCTTATCTAAATCATCTGAATTATCTTCATCAAAGTCATCATCTAATACTGTAGTTGGATTTGATTTCTTTGGTTCTGGAAGAGCCTTATGCTCCGTTATTTTTGCAATTTCTTTGTTTATGTCTGGTTTTGTTTCGAATTTGATCTCTGGCTTTGTACTAATTTCTTGTATAATCTCAATTTTATCTTCTATTTTTGGTTGAACTACTTTGATCTCTTCTTTTGGTTTGATCATTTCTTGAATGATCTCTTCTTTTGGTTCAATTGCTTTTTCAAACAACGGGAATTTTGGTTCCTTATTTGAAAATCTAGTTAATGTAGTTAATTCAAATGATTGTCTAGAATTTGGTTGTGGTATTATGATAGAATCTATTTTTGCTTCTTTTGGTTTTTCAAAATTAAATATTTTCTTATTTTGTTTTGCTTCCGGCTTTGTTTCCACAACCTCTTCTTTTATTTCTGTAGTTGGATTTGCAGCTATGATCTTTGATGATAATTCATATAATCTATCATCTAATCTTGATAGCTTTTGATCCATTAATGTAATTAATCCGTCACCGATAGGTCCTAGATCTGGATGGTGGCTTGCATCTTCAAGCTTTTCTAATTTTGCAAGTACAATTCCTAATTGGTGTTGATACTTTAGCAATAGCTTGTCTTTTTGAATTTTTGGAAAATCATAATCTGTTTGATATAATCTAGAAATTGTTTTTGTTAGAATATCTTTCTCAATTTTTAAAGAATTGATTTGAGTTCTAATATGTGAACTAGCACCTAAACTAAGTAACTGTGTTTTGTTTTTTGGCATTTTTCTTGCAGCAGCTGCTGTAGCAACACCAGCTATAGAACTAAGAATTATTGCAATCTCTTGCATCTACGTATACCATTTAATCCAGGAATACTTTCTGCGTTTAGCCTCTGGGAATCCACAACTTGCACATTGGTGGTGTCTCTTATGAAACGCATTATTACCACATCTTCTACATCTAATGTGTACTTTTTTCTTTGTAAAACCACCCATAGAAGTTGTGCCGCGTGTCATCTCAATTCACCTAATTTGCTGCTGGTGGAGGAGATATCATTACAACATTGTCTCCTCTTACAACAATGGTGCCTAGGCTTTTTGAATTGCCCTCAGTAGGAATTTCCTCTGATGAGTCAAGTAGCAGGTTCATGTGCTGATCAAAACCAAGTAAATTACCCCTAATGGTTTTGCCGCCTTTGAGCTTTATCAATACTATTTGATTGATACTCTCATCCAATACTTTTACTGCCATATCAACGGACATTATATCACTTATTGGCTTTGATATTGAGGGATTATATTAAAATTTCATTGGTGTAACTTTGAACTATGCTCAGTAAGGCAAGTTTGACACTTTTTTCCAAGATTTCTCATGATTTCGTCTAAAATCAACAATCCATCTCTCTTTGTTGCTTTTCTTGGATCTCCCCAAATTCCATTTTTTGTAACTTTTGGAAATGATTTTGATGCTAACAGTCCTAACTTTTTGATTTGCTGTTGTTTCATTCCATCTGTTACAAGTCCTTTTTTGACCAATTTCATTTTGATATTTTTTGAAATTGCAAGCATCAGTGAGGTCTCCACAAATCCTGCATGATCAAATTCTCTTTGCATAAAATGCCAATATGAAAGTGAAAAAATTCTGAGTTTGTTTTTTGATAATTTTCTGAATTTTTCATCGATGTTTTTTAATGATTTTTGATTTCCATGATGTCCATTAATAATAAAAACTGTTTTGATGTTATTTGCAAGAAGTGATCTACACAAATCAATCATGATAGTATGAAGTGTTGTTTCTTTAATACTGATGTTAAAAAACGGTGAATGTTCAAACGAAACTCCATATGTTAATGTAGGTAAAAGTAAATAATTCATTTTTTCTGATAATCTTTTTGCTATTTCTGTAACAATATCAGAATCAGTAGAAATTGGTAGATGTGGACCATGTTGTTCTATTGAGCCTACGGGAATAATTGCAATCGGTTTTTTCTTTTTAATGATTTTCCTTAGTTCGGGATCAAATTGGGATTTAATTTCTACCATTTATTTCACTTTGACTTGACATGAACCTTTCTCCAACGAACCTCAAGTTTGTTTTCTAGGTGCATCTTTGTGGCTTTAAGCAAAGTATCTGCTTCTAATTTTTGACCTTCGGATTTAATTTCTTCTAAAGAATCATCTGGATCAA encodes the following:
- a CDS encoding LSm family protein codes for the protein MSVDMAVKVLDESINQIVLIKLKGGKTIRGNLLGFDQHMNLLLDSSEEIPTEGNSKSLGTIVVRGDNVVMISPPPAAN
- a CDS encoding creatininase family protein, which produces MVEIKSQFDPELRKIIKKKKPIAIIPVGSIEQHGPHLPISTDSDIVTEIAKRLSEKMNYLLLPTLTYGVSFEHSPFFNISIKETTLHTIMIDLCRSLLANNIKTVFIINGHHGNQKSLKNIDEKFRKLSKNKLRIFSLSYWHFMQREFDHAGFVETSLMLAISKNIKMKLVKKGLVTDGMKQQQIKKLGLLASKSFPKVTKNGIWGDPRKATKRDGLLILDEIMRNLGKKCQTCLTEHSSKLHQ
- a CDS encoding 50S ribosomal protein L37e; amino-acid sequence: MTRGTTSMGGFTKKKVHIRCRRCGNNAFHKRHHQCASCGFPEAKRRKYSWIKWYT